GAGTTCTTGCGTCCCATAAATCACATCCAATTTTACCTTGTCAACCAACATCTGTACTGTAACTGACATACTACCTCCTTAGCACCATATTATAACATAAATCCTTATAAAAAGGGGTTCTCCGCTTTAAAAGAAAAAGACAAGATTTACTAACTTGTCTTTCAAACTATTAGGCAAAGGTTGTAGGGGGCTTCTTTCCTGTTTCTAAGAAGTCCTATTCTAAAATAATTGATTATCTTTAAGTTCACACTTAAGACAGTTTTCAATTACCAAAACCATTTGTTATCATCTTCTTCATCAATGACTTCAGCATCTTTTCGTTTACGCGGCCCTTGAGCATGACGATAATAAGTCCTTTGCTGATTATCTTTTTCGAGATCCTCTTTGTAAGGTAAACAGACTGCTAAGATGATATAGAGAATAATAGCTCCCGGAAAAATATACATAAAAAGAGCTGCTAAAATTCTAGCTAAAGGCAATTCCCAACCATACTTATCCGACAGTCCTGCCACAACTCCGCAGATCATACTACCTTTTCTTTTCTTATAAAAAGTGGCTTTAGACATACAAACAACTCTCCCTTTTTTAAAAAATGAATCACAAAT
This region of Streptococcus mutans genomic DNA includes:
- a CDS encoding PspC domain-containing protein, with the translated sequence MSKATFYKKRKGSMICGVVAGLSDKYGWELPLARILAALFMYIFPGAIILYIILAVCLPYKEDLEKDNQQRTYYRHAQGPRKRKDAEVIDEEDDNKWFW